The following coding sequences lie in one Niabella agricola genomic window:
- a CDS encoding GntR family transcriptional regulator has product MKLSLDHKNHVPLHVQAEQLLRNLIKDPQFANGKLLPNEVDLAKQLAISRTTLRQALNKLVYDGLLIRKKGIGTRVAGTAVSSKSNNWLSFSQEMQTRGIPIKNYELHVSWVHPEEAIAQFFQIAPDKKILKLERLRGRPEAPFVYFVSFFHPRIGLTGEEDFNTPLYEMLEKNHHIVVNLSKEEISAKPASKFIAEKLEIPQGDPVLFRKRFVYDRGERPIEYNLGYYKADSFVYTVESRRDQ; this is encoded by the coding sequence ATGAAACTTTCGCTGGACCATAAAAATCATGTTCCGCTTCATGTACAGGCAGAACAACTCCTTCGCAACCTGATCAAGGACCCCCAGTTTGCCAATGGGAAATTATTGCCAAACGAGGTTGATCTGGCCAAGCAGCTGGCCATTTCGCGTACTACATTGCGGCAGGCATTGAATAAACTGGTGTATGACGGATTATTGATCCGCAAGAAAGGGATCGGTACCCGTGTTGCCGGAACCGCAGTAAGTTCAAAATCCAACAACTGGCTGAGTTTTTCGCAGGAAATGCAAACCAGGGGCATTCCCATTAAAAATTATGAATTGCATGTAAGCTGGGTACACCCGGAAGAAGCCATTGCTCAATTTTTCCAGATCGCGCCCGATAAGAAAATCCTGAAGCTGGAGCGTCTGCGCGGACGTCCGGAGGCGCCCTTTGTTTATTTTGTTTCTTTTTTTCATCCCCGGATCGGTTTAACCGGTGAAGAAGATTTTAATACGCCGCTGTATGAAATGCTGGAGAAAAATCACCACATTGTGGTAAATCTTTCCAAAGAGGAGATCAGTGCGAAACCTGCATCAAAATTTATTGCCGAAAAACTGGAGATTCCCCAGGGAGATCCGGTATTATTTCGTAAACGGTTTGTGTACGACCGGGGCGAACGCCCTATTGAATACAATCTCGGCTATTATAAAGCCGATTCATTTGTATACACCGTCGAAAGCCGCAGGGATCAGTAA
- a CDS encoding PepSY-associated TM helix domain-containing protein, with amino-acid sequence MERKNKRLQWAVHQKRWFGKWHLYLGIIAGAVLCVVGLTGSILVFADEIDQALNKDLFRAMEHQRRYSIEEIATLVPQKYPGKKVDYVFLPKEGDPNISYVCYNFTTEEQFFINPYTAALTGKRLHHSSFIGFVTELHTNLLMHGPGQYIVGLATLCLLVLTVSGLRLWVPQQYRKWKQWRSVLTVSFRSGWKRQNYDWHNVLGVYSAPVVVMLSLTGFALTFGPVFIALLFILTGRSPQSVQQIFGQKSAWGQGQRALTPTGAATVARAQFPRAVIRGIAYPADSTAAYRFDMRSDGVSKEGNRIMLSIDQYTGKLLLNSETDFPNIGNSYLTWLVPLHLGTFGGLPTRILAFLGGLVPLLLFVTGFIIWWPRFKKQQGKKGAVPPRPPKDEAVLQTIGALPAARYFLVYFKKGLKYGALLLGSALLAGGLYGVLSGIVIEPALFAVLYTGIPVIVNVVMALLAFLTGGWLLVILKKPVKGLLKYLSLSLAILLVFLPFVLAIALLSKNLF; translated from the coding sequence ATGGAACGAAAAAATAAAAGACTGCAATGGGCCGTTCACCAGAAACGCTGGTTTGGAAAATGGCATCTCTACCTGGGCATCATTGCCGGTGCGGTACTTTGCGTAGTGGGACTTACCGGCAGTATCCTGGTTTTTGCAGATGAAATCGACCAGGCTTTGAATAAAGACCTGTTCCGGGCGATGGAGCACCAGCGCCGGTATTCGATCGAGGAAATTGCCACTTTGGTGCCGCAAAAGTATCCCGGAAAAAAAGTGGACTACGTGTTCCTGCCGAAGGAGGGAGACCCCAATATCAGTTATGTTTGTTACAACTTTACCACCGAAGAGCAATTTTTTATCAACCCCTACACGGCAGCTCTCACAGGTAAGCGCCTGCATCACAGTTCGTTTATCGGGTTTGTTACCGAGCTGCATACCAACCTGCTGATGCACGGTCCGGGGCAATATATCGTGGGGCTGGCAACGCTTTGCCTTCTGGTGCTTACCGTCAGCGGCCTGCGGCTTTGGGTGCCGCAGCAATACCGGAAATGGAAACAATGGCGGTCGGTGCTTACCGTAAGTTTCAGATCCGGGTGGAAACGGCAAAATTACGACTGGCACAATGTGCTGGGGGTGTACTCGGCGCCGGTAGTCGTCATGTTATCGCTAACGGGATTTGCGCTAACGTTCGGGCCGGTTTTTATTGCACTGCTATTTATCCTTACCGGCCGGTCGCCGCAATCGGTGCAACAGATCTTCGGGCAAAAATCTGCATGGGGGCAGGGGCAGAGGGCATTAACCCCCACGGGGGCGGCAACCGTTGCACGGGCGCAATTTCCGCGTGCCGTTATCCGGGGCATTGCGTACCCAGCAGACAGCACGGCCGCCTACCGGTTTGATATGCGGTCTGACGGCGTATCGAAGGAAGGCAACCGGATCATGCTGAGCATCGATCAGTATACGGGTAAACTATTATTGAACAGCGAAACCGATTTCCCGAATATTGGCAACAGCTATCTAACCTGGCTGGTTCCGCTACACCTGGGTACATTTGGGGGGCTGCCTACCCGCATCCTGGCCTTTTTAGGAGGGTTGGTTCCGTTGTTATTATTTGTAACGGGCTTTATTATCTGGTGGCCCCGGTTTAAAAAACAGCAGGGGAAAAAGGGCGCCGTGCCACCCAGGCCGCCTAAAGATGAAGCGGTATTACAGACCATTGGCGCATTACCGGCAGCCCGTTATTTTCTTGTTTATTTTAAAAAAGGATTGAAATACGGGGCGCTGTTGCTGGGATCGGCCCTGCTGGCAGGAGGACTTTACGGGGTTCTTTCGGGGATCGTAATTGAACCGGCGTTGTTTGCCGTATTGTATACCGGCATTCCGGTTATTGTAAACGTAGTGATGGCGCTGCTGGCATTCCTGACAGGCGGGTGGTTGCTGGTTATACTCAAAAAGCCGGTAAAAGGATTGTTGAAATATCTCTCGCTCTCATTAGCCATCCTGCTGGTTTTTCTGCCCTTTGTACTGGCCATCGCCCTGCTTTCAAAAAACCTGTTTTAA